gatttcttccttcaatccggccggcttcgacgacgtccctcactgtgtccctcttacttcgAGCCCCATGTTGGGCGCcagactgtcccgacctgcaggacaacaacaggagctcgaagggagggagtggggatggatgggcaggagacgcgagaaatggagacaagacaggagtctgatcaagtctcgtttattgttgctgagctcacagcttaaataggccaggcagggaggcggggcaaaggaagcttgcagttgggaaattccggccttcctaagtttcaaaaactgaaacttaccagcaggaaacagaaactgaaacattcagcggagaaacaggaactgaaactgaaacattcagcagagaaacagaaacattactgaaacttatcagcgaggaaacaaagactgaaacttgtcaacaggaaaacaggaactgaaacttaacttgtgcaaacctcaacagatcacaaaatggcggctattgctgcccacacccttcctgacaccttacaccaaaattaactccagatggattaaagacttaaacatcatacctaacaccataaaaaccctagaagaaaatctaggcaaaaccattcaggacataggtgtaggcaaggacttcatgaccaaaacaccaaaagcaatggcaacaaaagccaaaatagacaaatgggacctaatcaaactccacagcttctgcatggcaaaagaaacagtcagtagagtgaatcggcaaccaacagaatgggaaaaaatttttgcagtctacccatctgacaaggggctgatatccagaatttacaaagaactaaagcagatctacaagaaaaaaaaaaacaaacaagcccattcaaaaatgggcgaaggatatgaacagatactttacaaaagaagacatacaggaggccaacaaacatatgaaaaaatgctcatcatcactggtcatcagagaaatgcaaatcaaaaccacatggagataccatctcacaccagttagaaaggcaatcattaaaaaattgggaaacaacagatgctggagaggatgtggagaaataggaacacttttacactgttggtgggaatgtaaattaattcaaccattgtggaagacagtgtggtgattcctcaaggacctaaaaatagaaatcccatttgacccagcaatcccattactgggtatatatccaaaggattataaatcattctactacaaggacacgtgcacacgaatgttcattgcagaactgtttacaatagcaaagacctggaaccaacccaaatgcccaacgatgatagactggatagggaaaatgtggtacatatacaccatggaatattacgcagccatcaaaaacgatgagttcacgtcctttgtagggacatggatgaacctggaaaccatcattctcagcaaactgacacaagagcagaaaatcaaacaccgtatattctcactcataggcgggtgttgaacaatgagaacacatggacacagggaggggagcactacacactggggtccgttgggggaaagtgggggagtgggggggtggggaggtgggaagagatagcatagggagaaatgacagatacaggtgaggggacggaaggcagcaaaccacacttccatgtgtatacctatgcaacaatcttgcatgttcttcacatgtaccccaaaacctaaaatgcattaaaaaaaaaaaaaaaacatagccacTGAGGATGATTTTAGTAGctcaaaatgtatacatacactTCATTAACAAGAGAATGACCTGTTcagaaataacattattttagtgCAAACTCACCTTTTGAATACATTTCCCACATcctgcaaagaaataaaagataatgttAATTGTGAAAGTGTTTTCCTTCTGCACATTTTCccatacttttgtttctttttggttcagtgttttaataatgtatattttcgTATTCCCCTCTAAGGAATAATTCCAGGTTACGTTAATAATAGAACCTCAACTAAACCATGAAACACTTCATCGGCAGACATTAAGAGCAAAGGAGATCATCAAGAGATTATGGAGTAAATCAAGGATACCTGGGTTTCCAGGATCATTAGTTTCCTAATCTTATTCCCATGGAAAGGTCTGACCGCATATGACagctattaaaacaaaacagagaactaTATGAGAAACAGAGTATGCTGACACTGATGAACAACTTTTACAAACCTTGCCCAGGCAAGGGGAAAAGCCTCAATAGCTTCAGTAATCACTGTTGTATGGTACATCAGAGAGTGGAGAGGAACCAGGGCACATAAATGGAGTATTAGTAACCTTCCCCTCACCTGGGGTTCTGCTGACCTTGGATAACCTCTCTGTGTGGATAGTACTCCTAATTATATTGAAGAGAATGCATTCCTATGTTAGGTACTACAATGGCAAGAAATTCCCAAAGATTACCAAAGTATGCAGTAATAAATGACTGGACAAATGTAATGATGGGTATCAGACAGCAGTTGTTACTTAGCAAACAATAGTGACCTATGCAGGTGACATACCATGTCCTGGCAGCATTGGCCAGCAAAGGCTTCCTGTCTCTGAGGATGGACCCTCCCTCCTCACCTGGAGCAGCTCCatgccaggcatgtggctcagcTCCCACAGCTCTCTGTACATGTCTTTCATCCTTTCTAAATGCTGGGTCATTCTCACTTGACTGTTTGGGAGTGGTTGGAAAAGCTCTTCTCTGTCCAGTGCCTGTAGATGAAGTTGCTCCTCCTCTTCAAGAAATGGATGCATCTTTTGATATTGAATATTGATTATCACCTGCCTTAAATCCACATAGTCCTGCAGAGACATTTGGTTAAAATGATTACATGTTGTAACTCTCAACAGAAAACTGCAAATAATTATATTCTGGGTGTAATCAAgcaatttgataaatttttgcCTACTCTTGCAAAGAGTCTTGAGTATTTGCCATTTcttctatcattttaaaaaaaagttcctatTCTCTTTCCCTGTTTAAATCGAAACCTATATAAAGACTCTTCATTTCTCTCCCTGTGATGCTTCTTCACAGTTCTTACCAAGTCAGTTATTTTCCCTATTAATCTTCTGCCTTTTAGGTTTTTTCCATGCCTGATtcacttaaatattaaaaaacattttagccATACACCATGTTATGCATACAGGgttttttaactgtatttttcctttacatactattctatttatttcctcttcctcACACCCAACCTTAGTAAAATGTTGTCTCATTTCCAGTGTCTGAAAATGTTTATACCAACCTTCGAATTTGAACTAGGAGACATAATATGCCATTTatctaatatattaaaattacttgGCTAGCTTGTGTGGGCTTCTCTATTTGTGAATCCTATTATATCAATtgaaatcattatattttttatggGACGAAACCACTATCTTTTAGGTGGTAGTTTGAATTTAGCTAAAAATTATAAGCCAACATTGTGTTTATTtgcataaaaacaaaaggaaacattttcattCTTACCACTATCAAACGAGTGTTGCTAGTTTCCTGATTtagattgttttctgtttcttgattgaTTTTCCATAGTCCATTTCCTTTGTGAGTTTCTTCTGCAACATAAACAAGAAGCTTAACAATAATGAGGACAGTATAGTAGATTTCATCccattactgattttttaaaaaggctgtatTTGAAAGAATCATAAATTtaagttagagtgcagtggtcagATTTTTCCATGTTAAACAAATTTGTTCCCAATAATTTGGAAGTGAAAAGTAATAGAAGCATAATAGAGTGTTTTAAGGGACCCTTCAGATAATAGCATcaattttctgagaaactggCTTTTATATAATCTGACTTTGAAAAGTGTTTTGCTGCTGGCCGCCTGCTTCACAGCTCCATACCACATATTTGAACAATGTTTCTAAGGAAATCTGCTTTACTGAAGGCTCAACACAGCTTTGATTAGAGTGTCAAACTAGTCAACAACATTGAAATGacacatttctgtctttttttattgcattttaggttttggggtacatgtgaagaacatgcaagactgttgcacaggtacacacatggcagtgtgatttgctgccttcctccccttcacctatatctggcatttctccccatgctatctctccccaacttcccaccccctactgtccctcccttatttcccaccaacagaccccagtgtgcagtgctaccctccctgtgtccatgtgttctcattgttcaacaccgacctatgcgtgagaacatgcggtgtttgattttctgttcttgtgtcagtttgctgagaatgatggtttccaggttcttccatatccctacaaaggacacgaactcatcgttttttatggctgcataaggACACATTTCTGCTTTATGATTGCCATGGAATAATCACCATCGCCACCATCTGCATTCCCATCATCGTCATTAGCATAGACCCTCATCTTTGTGATTTAAGATTCTGTAGATTTCAAACTGCCTTAGAGGCATCATGTACCCTGCAATCCTCAGCAGCCCATCCTATTGGGCTGTGGCTGTGAGCCGTGAGCTCTGGTGACTCAGAGCTGAGTGCACAGAGCAATCTCCTGTCAGCCTCGCCAAAGAGCTCCTTAGTCTCCTCATGTCGCACACAGATCTTGGCTGAGCTGTTGATGTTTCTCTGAGGTCTGCTCTGTCTGGCAAGGAAAGCCAGCTTTTTGAGGGCCACACTGGTTTTGAATTTGGACTTCTCTGAGATTTTTCTGCACACAGGGCAGTGCATTGGTGCTCTGCCTTCTTCCCagcggaggcagaggcagggcctgCAAAAGTTGTGCCCACAGGCAATGGTGACCCGGTCTATGAAGCAGGTCATGCATATGGTGCAGGTGACCTCATTCTGGAAGGCCTGCAGGCTGCTGAATCCAggtttctgaaaattaaaaaaaattctgagaatttctctctcttattttatttgtattttccccTATAATAGGGGGAAAAAAGGCTGGTAGACAATTTTCCTTGTTTACTTGACTTCTGTCCAATCTATTCAATAACTTAGCTCCAGTACAAACTGAGACATAGTAAATTAGCAAACATGCTGAATTTATGAAGTTTTTCCTCAGTAGCCATTAGAGATTGGGTCCAGGGCTCCCTGAGATACCACAATCCTAAGATGTTCAAGTCTCTTTTTAGAAAATGGTGTAGGATTTGCATGTAACCTAAGTCTACCCTCCTGAATACTTTATCTTTAGATGACTTtgaatacctaatataatgtaaatgctgtaTAAATTCTTGTAATGCCATACAGTTTAGGAACAGTGAGAAGATTGTTTAGGAACAGCAAgaagattgttaaaaatatgtacatgtttggctgggtgcagttgctcaagcttctaatcccagaactttgggaggctgaggttggcagaccatgaggtcagtagactgagaccatcctagctaacacggtgaaacctagtctccactaaaaatacaacaaaattaactgggcatgttgacacatgtctgtagtcccagctacactggaggcggaggcaggagaatcgcttgaacccaggaggcagaggttgcagtgagccaagatctggccaccgcactccagcatgggtgacagagcaagactgtctcaaaaaaatgcatgtacagctgctttttcttcctgcaaatattttttatctgagatTAGTTGAATCCATGGGTATGAAACCCATGGATATGAAGATTCAATTGTgattcaaatgggaaaatgagacgAGAGTCCTCATGGTATTATTGTTAAACAAGCAGTGCTCTCAATCATTCCCAATTACTTAGACAAGCTTAGATCCTGGGAAGAGAGTCAATGTGGGGATGCGTTCTGAGTCACTTATATAAGCTGATTAATGAAGAAGCACATTCtgaatctcttcctgtctctgtcattcTATCTCTCTCAATGATTCCATGATGATAATATACGAAAGACACTTAGTATCTACGCTATTATTCTATACTCCCTGCCTCCAAACTCACCTGTGAAGTTTTCTTAGACAACTATGAATAGGTTTTATCTAAGATTGATTAATCAATCAAAGTGGACTTCAACTGTCAACTCCCAAAATTATCATTCATTGAATTAGTCCTTTTAGCTTTAACATCAAAACTCTTCCTTTCAAtaaattgaatgtaaataatgtcttaatttagaaacttttccaTAGTCAATTCAGATGATCAGAGAGAACACTTTAACATTCTGAAATAGTATTTAAACTATAATAGCAAGAATTCATAAAGAActaataaattatcttctaaaataacaaaagtgaagacatgctttaggttttctgtgctcaactagaaaattcagaaatgcagTTAATGGAAGTGTAGCCCCcagttcttcttccttccttccttccttccctccttttttgttgcaaccttactgcaacctccagctttcagatttaagcaattctcctgcctaagcctcccaattagctggtattacaggcacccaccaccatgccaggataatttttttatgttttcagcagagacggttttccaccattttggccaggctagtttctaactcctgacctcaagagatctcccagcctcggcctcccaaagtgctaggactacaagcatgagccagcacactaggccagttagatctatttttaacagctttcaagTGTCGTCTGCAAACTGAAAATTGAGAAGAGACAGCAAATAGGACTTTTCCAAcaagaattttcaaagcaattcaacatttttaaattttactgtggtGAACATAATAACCATTACTACATTCCCACATTTCAGTGAACATTTTAGGTATTTGATGGGTTCTATCACTGCATGAAACCCTGGAAAGATATCTTTTCATACCTAAAAAAtccaacaatacagaaaaaaaaatcaaatagcaagggtacaaaaatgctgttacaaataaaagaCACTTTATCTTGATTCGATGTAAAATCACTAGGACAGCTACTGGTTTGCTTAGAAAAGACCCAAGCATGCTGTCaggtaaatttaaagtatttttaagagaaaaagtaagcatGATGGGTTTACTGTAAATTTGATACTCACAAGACTACTATGAATGGTGTCTTTTTAGAAGCTCTGTCGATAACCAGATTAGAAGTAACTCCTGGTGCTCCAAAGCCCAAAAGCCAGAAATCCAGTGGGTCCTCACTGAAGGAGAGGTCCGTGGATGGGCATCCTTTTAGTGTGTAAGGGCCCACACAGGACCACACCCACTTCCTGAAACGGATTAGATTGCACAGGAAGGGGTAAATTGGCTGATTAGATTTACATAGTACAGAAAACCACACTTGGGGGCTCAAAGCTCAACAGACAAGTTTGGGATGCAAGAAAGTTGACTTTACACAActtgttcaaagaaatattttatgtaaaacaatgatttcattaaatatgtttttagtttgcacatgctaacttttatttatttttgagacagtgtctcattctgttgctctggttggagtgcaatggctgaatcttggctcactgcaacctccccctacctggttcaagtaattcttctgctgcctcagcctaccaaatagctgagattacaggtgcccatcgttacacccagctaatttgtgtatttttaggagagaaaggatttaaccatgttggtcaggttggtctggaactcttgacctcagttgatcctcccacctcagcctcccaaagtgctgggattacaggcatgagccaccgtgcccagccacatgctaacttttaaaattttatttcttactgtgagttttaaaattataattgcttaAGTGCCTAGCCATTATTTAACAGAATATGtccaaagataaaacattaactgggattacaacacATCTGTACTGTGTAACTCCCTTGTTTAAAAAAGTGTTGGAGGAACTCAATTGTGtttcatataattgtatatataatgcttAGTGGAATTAGTtgtattaagctttttttcttatttttactattttatgaccatttcataatgattgttttatataaaaataaaatcttttttcaattcatacacctttttgaataatttcactacagatactttacatatatgtacacaaatatctaaagcaatgtatgtattcatatatttaaaattatataatagttatttacagaataataatcattattattacctttttttgagacggagtctccctctgtcacccaggctggagtgcaatggcatgatctcagctcactgtaacttctgcctcccagattcaagcaattctcctgcctcagcctcccaagcggctggggttacaggtgtctgccaccattcctggctaagttttgtaattttagtagagatgggggtttcaccatgttggccaagctggtctcaaattgctgacctccggtgatctatctgcctccaactcccaaagtgctggaatttcaggccttAGCCAAGGCACCCAGATgctatttacagaataattacatgcataattatctttaatagtgtataaaagatatttttaacacagtCGCCATACTagcagattttgttgttgtttaccatGATTTAATAAATCACCAATGTTTACACATACTTGTATTAACAGATTATCTAAAGTTTGCGGATTTCGgtcatttctataaactaaaaattaacaaaccttgCTAGAAAcggaaaaagtaaaaatctaaataaaagtcaccatttacatattaacagacattaaaacaattataaaccttATAAAAGCATGTCCTAGTAAAAGATGCAGTGGCTGTCTTTTTAATCAATCCATGGCATTGCAAATTAGTATGTTTTCTGAGGTGTCATTTGATCAGCATTATGCTTCAAAAGATAGatccaaaaaagttagaaaaggtaatcatagatacatatatgcagagtctttcataaatgttgttttttgaaaactgcttcaaacacttcttaaaatgttgtatattatcTACCTAAGTGtagagaagaaaggctttctactactctcacttttcaggaaaaattcaATGCTGTGTTGTGTAGAATGCCCTGAAttagacagaaataaacaatgagcACTTATGagatgcataaaaaagaatgagcaataaTTGCAAACTTTAGTGCTAGAGGCTGAAAAAGTTACCATCTATTATACTACAACTGTGTCATCACGCAGAataggtaagagagaaaaagcagtatttcattacctaactaaaatatactgtcattcaaatgaaaatatcagacacttattaattacaaattatatgctACAAGCTGTTCTAAGTACTAGCTTACTTAATTCTTACAGCAACCCcatgagataaataatatttcatactcatttaaagattaataaatgtaagaacaggaaacttcaataatttgaatagttaaattcaaattaagtagggtttgaacccaggcagtctgtctctgaaaactgtttttctctcagtGATATTAAATATGTTGCCAAAGTATGTTCCTAAGCCACAGAACTGCATACAATATTTTGCGGGAAATGCTTCTTGCATGCTGGCAGAATTGATTGGAAGTTTACACAGCTTTCAAGTATTGTGCAGCTTTTGgtgcattttatagaataataatattcaccTTGTCCCACATCTATAACGCTGTCCAACTCTCTATCAATGACATCACAAAAAGTCTGTTGGCATGCTCAGCCAAACCCCGTAACAAAGGCATTGTGCAATTCCTACAATGCAGTGTAGCTCATCTGTTCAAAGCCCAGAATGTCTCAGAGGATCTCGTGTGTGCACTTCTCTGGTTACTCACAAAATGAGTGTCTACTATGGACTCTCCATATTGGTAGGGATTGGAGCCAAAatagtaacaaacctacatggtCTGCACATGAGTCccgaaaattaaattttttaaaaaatttaaaaaatgaaaactcaatccTTAAGGAGCTCATGGTCTAGTAGGTGATACAAAGGAAGGGACAGTCATCCTGAAAGTCTTCCTAAGAGAAGTAACACCTAAACTGAAATCCAACAGATGAGGGTAGTCTTATCTTTTCTGAGGGTAAAGTTTACATGACAGCAGTTGCCATGAGAAAAGATTTTAGGACCTGgaagagtggctcatgcctataattccagcactttgggaggcctggataGATAGACTAGTCAAgccgagaagttcaagaccagcctgggcaacctggtgaaactccatctccacaaaacacacacacacacacacacacacacacacacacacactagacaggcatgatggtgcacgcctgtaatctcacctacgtGGGAGTCTTAAATTggatgattgcctgagcccagatgacagaggttgcactgagctaggGTTGTGCCACTGagtctagtctgggcgacagagtcagactgtttttcacacacacacacacacacacacacacacacacacacacttgttctgTTCTCTTGCTGGGTTGAAGCCCTTCTATTTCATCTAGGCCCGAatgctttctgaaataca
The Saimiri boliviensis isolate mSaiBol1 chromosome 18, mSaiBol1.pri, whole genome shotgun sequence genome window above contains:
- the LOC141582004 gene encoding LOW QUALITY PROTEIN: tripartite motif-containing protein 64C-like (The sequence of the model RefSeq protein was modified relative to this genomic sequence to represent the inferred CDS: inserted 1 base in 1 codon), which gives rise to MVIMFTTKPGFSSLQAFQNEVTCTICMTCFIDRVTIACGHNFCRPCLCLRWEEGRAPMHCPVCRKISEKSKFKTSVALKKLAFLARQSRPQRNINSSAKICVRHEETKELFGEADRRLLCALSSESPELTAHSHSPIGWAAEDCRKKLTKEMDXWKINQETENNLNQETSNTRLIVDYVDLRQVIINIQYQKMHPFLEEEEQLHLQALDREELFQPLPNSQVRMTQHLERMKDMYRELWELSHMPGMELLQLSYAVRPFHGNKIRKLMILETQDVGNVFKR